The genomic interval ACTTGTTGTGCTCACCTCCGGCGGCGTCGTATCGGGCGCTGCATCAGTGGTAAAGCTCAATGTGTAATTGGCCGCCATCGCATTCCCTGACACATCCTTTACCCCTGTGGTAACCGTTACTGTGTACGTCGTAGAATATGCCAGTGTGCCTGACGGAGTAAACGTGACCGTCGTATCACTGCACGATACCGTTCCTCCTATAGTACCGTTCCCGTCACTCACCAGAAATGTTGACTGTGTTATGCTGCCGGCTTCCATTGCCTCGCTAAACGTGCCGGTGATGACACTATCAATGGCAACATTGGTCGCACCATTTGCAGGACTTGTTGTGCTCACCTCCGGCGGCGTCGTATCGGGCGCTGCACCAGTGGTAAAGCTCAATGTGTAATTGGCCGCCATCGCATTCCCTGACACATCCTTTACCCCTGTGGTAACCGTTACTGTGTACATCGTAGAATATGCCAGACTACCTGACGGCGTAAACGTGGCTGTCGTTCCGTTGTACGATACCGTTCCTCCTATAGTGCCGCTCCCGCCACTCACCAGAAATGTTGACTGTGTTATGCTGCCGGCTTCCATCGCCTCGCTGAACGTGCCGGTGATGACACTATCAATGGCAACATTGGTCGCACCATTTGCAGGACTTGTTGTGCTCACCTCCGGTGGCGTCGTGTCGGGACTTACAGTGTCATTAAACAAAGACAACACCTCCTGGTCGCTCAGAGCCCGATTGTAAACCCGAACCTCGTCGACCTTACCGTCCATATAACCATTATTAACCCTTGAATACCCTATCCTCATATCTGAATAGGACGTCAGTGGCACTATTGTGTTCCCTGCAGGATGGAGTTGGGTATTAACTAGCTGTCCATCTACATATAGCTTCTGTTCTCCTGTAGTTTTATTATACGTACCTGCAGCGTAATGCCAATTACCAACTGAATTGCTAAAACTATACGTTCCTGTCTTAGTTGTCCTGGTTCCACTCACATTTTTTGACGTTAATATAAAATCAAGTCTGTCTGGAGAACTCGGATAAAATCGTAAATCAAAACCCTCCTGCTGTTGTAAGTTTGAACTCCATCTCCATCCACCGAATATGGCATCAGCGTTCGTCGTGTCATTTGCATTTTTATAAAACCATGCAGAAACCGAAATCTCGTCATAGTTTAAACGGGGAATCGATACATAATTGCTTGTACCGTTAAAACCCAAAGCCCCGCCGATTTTCCCTGTTGTCCATGTGGCTCCGGTAATTGTGCCATTTCTGTTATTACCCGACGAATCCGTTGCAGTCGCTCCCGTCCCTTCATCAAATGCATAGTGTGCCTGCAGAGTTGAGTCAGGCGATGCTCCCGTGGTAAAGCTCCAGACGTAATCGGCGTCCATACCATTGCCCGCCACATCCTTTACCCCTGTGGTAATCGTAGCCGTGTAGGTGGTGGATGAGGACAGGTTGCCAGACGGGGTAAACGTGGCAGTCGTACCGCTGTATGATACCGTTCCTCCTATAGTGCCGCTCCCGCCACTCACCAGAAATGTTGACTGTGTTATGCTGCCGGCATCCATTGCCTCGCTAAACGTGCCGGTGATGACACTATCAATGGCAACATTGGTCGCACCATTTGCAGGACTTGTTGTGCTCACCTCCGGCGGCGTCGTATCGGGCGCTGCATCAGTGGTAAAGCTCAATGTGTAATTGGCCGCCATCGCATTCCCTGACACATCCTTTACCCCTGTGGTAACCGTTACTGTGTACATCGTAGAATATGCCAGACTACCTGACGGCGTAAACGTGGCTGTCGTTCCGTTGTACGATACCGTTCCTCCTATAGTACCGCTCCCGCCACTCACCAGAAATGTTGACTGTGTTATGCTGCCGGCCTCCATTGCCTCACTGAACGTGCCGGTGATGACACTATCAATGGCAACATTGGTCGCACCATTTGCAGGACTTGTTGTGCTCACCTCCGGTGGCGTCGTGTCGGGACTTACAGTGTCATTAAACAAAGACAACACCTCCTGGTCGCTCAAAGCCCGATTGTAAACCCGAACCTCGTCGACCTTACCGTCCATATAACCATTATTAACCCTTGAATACCCTATCCTCATATCTGAATAGGACGTCAGTGGCACTATTGTGTTCCCCGCAGGATGGAGTTGGGTATTAACTAGCTGTCCATCTACATATAGCTTCTGTTCTCCTGTAGTTTTATTATACGTACCTGCAGCGTAATGCCAATTACCAACTGAATTGCTAAAACTATACGTTCCTGTCTTAGTTATCCTGGTTCCACTCACATTTTTTGACGTTAATATAAAATTAAGTGTGTTCGGGGAACTCTGATGAAATCGTAAATCAAAACCCTCCTGCTGTTGTAAGTTTGAACTCCATCTCCATCCACCGAATATGGCATCAGCGTTCGCCGTGTCATTTGCATTTTTATAAAACCACGCAGAAACCGAAATCTCGTCATAGTTTAAACGGGGAATCGATACATAATTGCTTGTACCGTTAAAACCCAAAGCCCCGCCGATTTTCCCTGTTGTCCATGTGGCTCCGGTAATTGTGCCATTTCTGTTATTACCCGACGAATCCGTTGCAGTCGCTCCACTACCATCGTCAAACGCATAAAAAGCATGCAAAGCGCTGGATGTATCAGTTGATGGCATACCACTTGATGTTGTAAAGGACATTTTACTCCCATATGTCGTACCAGCACTGTTCTGCGCCGCTATCCTGTAATAATAAGTCTTTCCTGCCGATAATCCACTTATACCGATGCTTATCGTTGCCTCGTTCGACCCACCCGCACTCTGCGTTGATGATTTACTGCCATAAGACCCGCTGGTCTCTCCATACTCGAACCACACCGTTGTCAATAACCCACCGGCATTCACCGTACCATTCAATGTAGCAGTGCCAGACGTTACATCAGTTGCTGACCCTGTCGTCGCCGTCGGAATGGTGCCGTCAGGAGTGGTAGCACCAGTATAGATCACGGTAATCGTGTCTGTCTCCGTATTGCCTGCCCCATCTGTGGCTGTTATCGTGATTATATTCTCTCCACCTGATAAGCCTATGCCGGAAATATTCCAGCTTGTGCTTCCACTGGCCGTACCGCTTACACCCTTATTATTACTCCACGTTACACTGCTTACACCACTGGCACTATCTGAGGCATTGCCACCCAGGTTTATCATGCTGCTGGTAGTCTCATAGGTAGCGCTTGAAGTAGGACTGGTTATGGTTGCCACAGGATTGACCGTATCCAGAATGATAGAATCACTGGACGCTTCTGACACATTCCCTGCGGCATCCTTATACCACACATAGACCATCTTAGTACCATCCCCGCTGCTCAACGTATAGGAAACATCTTCGGTGTAACTGATAGAAGAAGTGACGGACGTCCACCCAGTGGCTGATGCTGATGGCGTCATGGAACTGGTAGAAAGGAAATATCCCGCCACCCCTACATTATCCGTTGCCGAAAGCGTCAGGGTTACTGTCCTTGAACCGATATAGGCATCGCCACTGTTTATACTGATCGAACAATTCGGCGCGGTGGTATCAGCGACAGAGGTTGATGACGGTGGCGGCAATTTCCATGTGCCGGCGAAAGAGCTTATGTAGACATAACTATTGTAAGGATTGACTGATATACCATGGATATTGATATCTGAACCCAGATTCCCATTAATATTCGTCCAGGTCATTCCATAATCGGTTGAACGAAAAATACCGTTTGAATGACCATACCATGAAGCATAAGCGGCTGCATACACCACATTGGGGTTGTTTGGGTCTACGGCTACTGAATTGATATCTTCGTATCCGTACCTGCTTTTAGTAATACCGTTGGCATTACCTCGGTATATCGTCTCTCCGCCATTGGCGCTTGTGTCTGTTATGATATAGATACCTTCATTCCTCACCGCAGCATAGATTCTGTTTTGGTTTGTGGGGTCTATGGCAATTTGTTTAATATGATTACCACTTTTAACAGGTATTGATGGATATAGGTTTGTCGCCGACCACGTGCTTCCTTTATCTGTGGATTTTTGAATATACCAATTACCGGTAGTACCATCTTTCCCCCAGGTATATACAATGTCGCCATTCCCCTGAAACATGCCAAGGACGACTTTTGAATTCGCTACTGCAACATACGCATTAGATGTTCTTATATTATCAAACCTGTATTTGCCCGCATAAAGAATGTTATTATTTTGCGGATGGAAACTCATTAAACAATTTAACCAGTCATTTTCCCCCCCTTCAGTCCCGGATATAGCAGCAAAGGAATCTCCGCTATTTCTTGATACGGCAACTTTATATTCACCATCTGTCCAATTTCCATTAATTTCAACAATAATATTCCCCTTTATTGCCCCGCCAGCCGCAGATCCTTTTGGCGTGGCGGTTGAAATACTCTTAAAAGTATCCTCGCCATCCGTTGTTAGCATCGGCCCAAAGTCCATATGGAAAGTTGCCAATACATTTGGATCATCTCTATCCCATCCAAACAGAGACGGACTGCTCACTATCCCAGCAGAGCCGGTATAGCCTGTATTTGAATACTTCCAGGTAACACCTCCGTTAGTAGTCTTTCTTACAATACTAGCATGCCCACTTATTAACGCCGTATTTTCAATGGTTGGATGAAAGGTAACCGGGACTGCCCATTCTCCTGAACCAGAAAAATCTTGAGTCCACTTACCGCCTTCAAACTCGGAGCCACATACCCAACCATCGCCATTTTGCTCGTCCATTGTATCCGTCAAAGTCCAATTCGTTCCTCCGTCGTGAGTATAATAAAGCTGTTTGGTCGGCCATAACCCAAGAAACCCTACCATTAATTTGTCAGGATTTACCGGACTCATCGCAATTTGTTGCGCTTGGCCGGTCGTTCCGTTACTAACAGGAGATGCCTTTGTTTGCGTGAATGTCAACCCCCCGTCTTTTGATTTATAAACGCCATTAGTATTTGCCGTTGCATACATAATATTGGGATTGTTGTAATTAATTACCGTCGCGTATGGATGAGATGGTAGCCCTGTTCCTATTTTTGTTACTGTTGCGGAACTGCCGTTATCCACAACCTTGTACAAGCCCCAGCCGGTTGATACAAATAGGATACTGCTATCAGTTGGATGTACTTTTATATCATACAACCCGTCATAGGCGTCTAAAACATACCCGCCTCCCGATTTATTGACCAAATTCCACGTCGTGCCGCCATCGATTGATTTTAAGAGTCCGCCTTCACTCTGCGCCGCGTAAATCGTACTTCCCGCAAAAGCAAAATGAATACCGCCCACGGCTTTGTATCTATGAAAATGCGCATCTTTAACCATTGTCCAATTATCGCCACCGTCGGTCGTCCTAAATATTCCTTCCGCGTCATGCTGTTTGGATATTGGCGTGCCACTGGCACTCATCTCACTTCCGGCAACATAAACGATATTCGGATTTGTAGGATCAACGACTATAGAAGCCCCGCCATTGGCAAAGAATCCATTTGCCTTTCTTTCCCATTTAATACTGTAAGGGTCTGCATTGGCATTTGTGGTTTTCCATACCTGATTTGTGTCGGAAACTAAATATGCAATATTGGAATTGGATGGAGCATAAACAATACCACTTATCAACTGCCATCCCTCGCCCCCTGAAAGCCCCGCCGTCTTCTGAGCTTGCGTTCTTTTGACTACCTGCTGCCATGTCTGTGTACTGCCAGATTGTTTAGAGATTATGGCTTTTGTACTCTTTTTTGACGATACACTGTTGCGTGATCCGCCAGCAGGATAGTACTCAACCAACGTCGTATGCGTCAACTCACTGCCATTTACTGTTTCATCCGAAGTCTCCGAACCCGATGTCACATCTGACTCTGACTCTGTCTCTGACCCGGTCTCTACTGTCGACAAAGCACCATCTCCCGATACGGTAAAGATGTATCCTTCACCTATGTTATCCTTGCTCTTTAAACTTACCTCGTT from Candidatus Kuenenia stuttgartiensis carries:
- a CDS encoding Ig-like domain-containing protein; the encoded protein is MKLRISSVSIFFLIFAHIFIFNEKNFAEEKAYQNIYGIHWNDKPSEDVSYARQMGYDSIAINPSSEVTDYHNNPNCTGLKYYLINPQWYPQILSGYSRAIDITQPLSEEAKEFYNQRMVWKSHDPFPYNLATGYHPAGSSEQFYVMWDFQQQAVIDEVVENIISLAKSYENPGLPFTFGGYIIDEPKLAGEFYRLDETGNNISVDLSYWTGADLGLVHGAITHEYATYSEGMAAFYKKLRTRISQEFTNSKWIVQPTLLYSESDNDEWIYQVKVRADKDELTPDMLSQKSPQNTNYVDDANNFNAGVDITKDKVGNSQTNEADEYRNRLFAAKAGINGGWYNWFGWFGDTGDMSGFKSITEVSPRLKLIRCIPNWDNLNNVPLSERTWDGSVYHSTKSYAGSDVMYSRHPKTGKLFAVFLTLSGAITLNVGETVTAVQRTDGYFVESGDGSADVSIVGNEVSLKSKDNIGEGYIFTVSGDGALSTVETGSETESESDVTSGSETSDETVNGSELTHTTLVEYYPAGGSRNSVSSKKSTKAIISKQSGSTQTWQQVVKRTQAQKTAGLSGGEGWQLISGIVYAPSNSNIAYLVSDTNQVWKTTNANADPYSIKWERKANGFFANGGASIVVDPTNPNIVYVAGSEMSASGTPISKQHDAEGIFRTTDGGDNWTMVKDAHFHRYKAVGGIHFAFAGSTIYAAQSEGGLLKSIDGGTTWNLVNKSGGGYVLDAYDGLYDIKVHPTDSSILFVSTGWGLYKVVDNGSSATVTKIGTGLPSHPYATVINYNNPNIMYATANTNGVYKSKDGGLTFTQTKASPVSNGTTGQAQQIAMSPVNPDKLMVGFLGLWPTKQLYYTHDGGTNWTLTDTMDEQNGDGWVCGSEFEGGKWTQDFSGSGEWAVPVTFHPTIENTALISGHASIVRKTTNGGVTWKYSNTGYTGSAGIVSSPSLFGWDRDDPNVLATFHMDFGPMLTTDGEDTFKSISTATPKGSAAGGAIKGNIIVEINGNWTDGEYKVAVSRNSGDSFAAISGTEGGENDWLNCLMSFHPQNNNILYAGKYRFDNIRTSNAYVAVANSKVVLGMFQGNGDIVYTWGKDGTTGNWYIQKSTDKGSTWSATNLYPSIPVKSGNHIKQIAIDPTNQNRIYAAVRNEGIYIITDTSANGGETIYRGNANGITKSRYGYEDINSVAVDPNNPNVVYAAAYASWYGHSNGIFRSTDYGMTWTNINGNLGSDINIHGISVNPYNSYVYISSFAGTWKLPPPSSTSVADTTAPNCSISINSGDAYIGSRTVTLTLSATDNVGVAGYFLSTSSMTPSASATGWTSVTSSISYTEDVSYTLSSGDGTKMVYVWYKDAAGNVSEASSDSIILDTVNPVATITSPTSSATYETTSSMINLGGNASDSASGVSSVTWSNNKGVSGTASGSTSWNISGIGLSGGENIITITATDGAGNTETDTITVIYTGATTPDGTIPTATTGSATDVTSGTATLNGTVNAGGLLTTVWFEYGETSGSYGSKSSTQSAGGSNEATISIGISGLSAGKTYYYRIAAQNSAGTTYGSKMSFTTSSGMPSTDTSSALHAFYAFDDGSGATATDSSGNNRNGTITGATWTTGKIGGALGFNGTSNYVSIPRLNYDEISVSAWFYKNANDTANADAIFGGWRWSSNLQQQEGFDLRFHQSSPNTLNFILTSKNVSGTRITKTGTYSFSNSVGNWHYAAGTYNKTTGEQKLYVDGQLVNTQLHPAGNTIVPLTSYSDMRIGYSRVNNGYMDGKVDEVRVYNRALSDQEVLSLFNDTVSPDTTPPEVSTTSPANGATNVAIDSVITGTFSEAMEAGSITQSTFLVSGGSGTIGGTVSYNGTTATFTPSGSLAYSTMYTVTVTTGVKDVSGNAMAANYTLSFTTDAAPDTTPPEVSTTSPANGATNVAIDSVITGTFSEAMDAGSITQSTFLVSGGSGTIGGTVSYSGTTATFTPSGNLSSSTTYTATITTGVKDVAGNGMDADYVWSFTTGASPDSTLQAHYAFDEGTGATATDSSGNNRNGTITGATWTTGKIGGALGFNGTSNYVSIPRLNYDEISVSAWFYKNANDTTNADAIFGGWRWSSNLQQQEGFDLRFYPSSPDRLDFILTSKNVSGTRTTKTGTYSFSNSVGNWHYAAGTYNKTTGEQKLYVDGQLVNTQLHPAGNTIVPLTSYSDMRIGYSRVNNGYMDGKVDEVRVYNRALSDQEVLSLFNDTVSPDTTPPEVSTTSPANGATNVAIDSVITGTFSEAMEAGSITQSTFLVSGGSGTIGGTVSYNGTTATFTPSGSLAYSTMYTVTVTTGVKDVSGNAMAANYTLSFTTGAAPDTTPPEVSTTSPANGATNVAIDSVITGTFSEAMEAGSITQSTFLVSDGNGTIGGTVSCSDTTVTFTPSGTLAYSTTYTVTVTTGVKDVSGNAMAANYTLSFTTDAAPDTTPPEVSTTSPANGATNVAIDSVITGTFSEAMDAGSITQSTFLVSGGSGTIGGTVSYSGTTATFTPSGSLAYSTMYTVTVTTGVKDVSGNAMAANYTLSFTTGAAPDTTPPTVSATSPANGATNVAIDSVITGTFSEAMEAGSITQSTFLVSDGNGTIGGTVSCSDTTVTFTPSGTLAYSTMYTVTVTTGVKDVAGNAMAANYTWSFTTGAAQDTTQQAYYTFDEGRGTTATDSSGNNRNGTITGATWTTGKIGGALNFDGNDYVTIPRMNYDEISVSAWFNKNASGTSVIFGGFIYNADVQLQEGFDLYFNSGTPNRLRFVVVTRNTSGTRTVKDATKDFTDSNGSWYHVVGTYNKTTGEQKLYVDGQLADTQTHPSGNVIVPLTSRNYMAIGTRYTDWGFFRGSIDEVRIYNQALSKEEVLLLFNKDTLSDTIPLEVVMMN